In Citrus sinensis cultivar Valencia sweet orange chromosome 4, DVS_A1.0, whole genome shotgun sequence, one DNA window encodes the following:
- the LOC102607088 gene encoding GDSL esterase/lipase CPRD49 — translation MVGPARPQFVLFGSSIVQLGFSNGGWGAILSDIYARKADILLRGYYGWNSRRALQVLDQVFPKDAPIQPSLVIVYFGGNDSMGPHPSGLGPHVPLPEYVENMRRIATHLKSLSCATRIIFLSTPPVDEARINQGTSEIFSELVRTNELCQKYSDACINLCHDLGVKAVDLFTAIQKRDDWKNACFTDGIHLSEEGSKIVVAEILKVLKQAEWKPSLHWKSMPTEFSEDSLYDLVAASGERTLNPSDWTFHREIQWD, via the exons ATGGTGGGACCCGCTAGGCCTCAGTTCGTTCTCTTCGGATCGTCCATTGTCCAGCTGGGCTTCAGCAACGGCGGCTGGGGCGCCATTCTCTCCGACATTTACGCTCGCAAA GCAGATATTTTGCTGCGAGGTTACTACGGGTGGAATTCACGACGCGCACTTCAGGTTCTCGATCAAGTTTTTCCCAAG GATGCGCCTATACAGCCTTCGTTggtgattgtttattttggtggaaatgattCAATGGGACCTCACCCATCTGGTTTAGGCCCTCATGTCCCACTTCCTGAATATGTTGAGAATATGAGAAGGATTGCAACTCATCTCAAG AGTCTTTCCTGTGCAACGCGCATAATTTTTCTGAGTACTCCTCCAGTCGATGAGGCCAGAATTAATCAAGGCACGAG TGAAATTTTTAGCGAGCTAGTACGAACAAATGAGTTGTGCCAAAAGTACTCAGATGCTTGCATAAATTTGTGCCATGATTTGGGAGTGAAGGCAGTCGATCTTTTTACTGCAATTCAGAAAAGAGATGATTGGAAGAATGCCTGCTTCAC AGACGGGATTCATCTATCAGAAGAAGGGAGCAAGATTGTAGTAGCAGAGATACTGAAGGTGCTCAAGCAAGCTGAGTGGAAGCCATCTCTACACTGGAAGTCCATGCCCACCGAATTTTCTGAGGACTCACTTTATGATCTTGTTGCCGCCAGCGGTGAAAGGACCTTAAACCCCTCTGATTGGACCTTTCACAGGGAGATTCAATG